In one Nicotiana sylvestris chromosome 8, ASM39365v2, whole genome shotgun sequence genomic region, the following are encoded:
- the LOC104229941 gene encoding dirigent protein-like, protein MATKKSNSMAILIFLFLLCHINFSIVESANKIRARHPCKTLMFYFHDIIYNGENAKNATSAIVGAPAWGNFTKLGGQNHFGDLVIFDDPITLDNNLHSTPVGRAQGFYFYDKKEIFTSWLGFSFVFNSTEHKGSINFAGADPLMNKTRDISVIGGTGDFFMTRGIATLRTDAFEGEVYFRLRVDIKLYECW, encoded by the coding sequence ATGGCAACCAAGAAATCTAATTCTATGGCCATTTtaattttccttttccttctttgtcACATAAACTTCTCTATAGTAGAATCAGCCAATAAAATACGCGCTCGCCACCcgtgtaaaaccctaatgtttTATTTCCATGACATAATCTACAATggtgaaaatgccaaaaatgcaaCTTCAGCTATAGTTGGAGCTCCAGCATGGGGAAATTTTACAAAATTGGGAGGACAAAACCATTTTGGAGATTTAGTTATTTTTGATGATCCAATTACTTTGGATAACAACCTTCATTCAACTCCAGTTGGAAGAGCACAaggtttttatttttatgataaaAAAGAAATATTCACTTCATGGTTAGGGTTTTCATTTGTTTTCAATTCTACTGAACATAAGGGTAGTATTAATTTTGCCGGAGCTGATCCATTAATGAACAAAACTAGGGATATTTCGGTAATTGGTGGAACTGGTGATTTTTTCATGACAAGAGGAATTGCTACTCTCAGGACTGATGCCTTTGAGGGTGAAGTTTATTTTCGACTTCGTGTtgatattaaactttatgagtgCTGGTAA